A DNA window from bacterium contains the following coding sequences:
- a CDS encoding site-specific DNA-methyltransferase — MPEQLVYEQNGVRIYHGDARSMGTLGDGSVALIVTSPPYWDIKNYRHEAQIGLGQSYADYLEQLRLVGEECHRVLAPGRFMCWVVGTRVSDGDMKHIPADCIRIFESLGFSFKKEIIWVKPKGTQGLWQRGTTQFLKTKPYPCSANINIQHEYILVLQKEGEFEPPAREPLSEEFIKRVAWSVWELPVSMTKGHPAPFPLAIPERLILLYSYRGETVLDPFLGTGTTLVAARNLGRHGIGYEISEEFCDLAETQLSSQELKLIQEV, encoded by the coding sequence ATGCCAGAGCAGCTCGTGTATGAACAGAATGGTGTCCGGATCTACCACGGCGACGCGCGCAGCATGGGCACGCTGGGTGACGGCTCGGTGGCCCTCATTGTCACCAGCCCCCCGTACTGGGACATCAAGAACTACAGGCATGAGGCCCAGATTGGGCTGGGGCAGTCCTATGCCGACTACTTGGAGCAGCTACGTCTGGTTGGTGAGGAATGCCACCGGGTCCTCGCCCCCGGGCGGTTCATGTGCTGGGTAGTCGGCACACGCGTATCCGATGGCGACATGAAGCACATCCCCGCGGACTGCATCCGCATCTTCGAGAGCCTTGGCTTCAGCTTCAAGAAGGAGATCATCTGGGTCAAGCCTAAGGGCACACAGGGCCTGTGGCAGCGGGGCACGACCCAGTTCCTGAAGACCAAGCCGTACCCGTGCTCGGCCAACATCAATATCCAACACGAGTACATCCTCGTGCTCCAGAAGGAGGGGGAGTTCGAGCCCCCGGCCCGCGAGCCACTAAGTGAAGAGTTCATCAAGCGCGTCGCATGGAGTGTCTGGGAGCTGCCTGTCTCCATGACGAAGGGCCATCCAGCCCCCTTCCCTCTGGCCATTCCCGAACGACTGATCCTCCTGTACAGCTACAGAGGAGAGACCGTTCTCGATCCGTTCCTGGGGACGGGGACAACGCTCGTGGCCGCGCGCAACTTGGGGCGACACGGGATTGGTTATGAGATCAGCGAGGAGTTCTGCGACTTGGCCGAGACGCAGCTAAGCTCCCAGGAGTTGAAGCTCATTCAGGAGGTATAG